A segment of the Terriglobia bacterium genome:
ACCGGCATCTGCGGCGCCAGTTGCGCCTCGGCGGCGAATTCCTGCACCGGCATCAGCACCTCCCGCAGGAGCTGCGGTACCGCGTCCTCGCGGACCACGTATTCGCCGACGTAGACTTCGCCGCGCATGGCGTCGAGAGCGGCGATGACCTGGGCTTTGAAGGGTTGATCGGCAGTTCCGGGCTCGGAGAGCCGGGCCACATCTCTGGCGCCCGCCCATGCCAGCGCCTCCAGCAGCGAGACGGCGGCGATGGGCTTGTGCGTGATTTCCGCCAGCGCCTTAATCGTGGAGAGCCCGACACGCAGACCGGTAAACGAACCGGGACCGGTCGCGGCGGCGTAGGCGTCAATGGCACGTTTACCCAGCTTGTGGCGCGCCAGCAGCGCCGAAATCTGCGGCATCAGTTGCTCGGAATAGGTGCGGCCGGCGAGGGGAACGAGTTCGAGCACCTTCCCATCCCCAAGCAGCGAAATGCTGCCGTTCGAGCCAGCCGTATCTATGGCAAGAATCAACATCGATCAGGTGATCGGGTGATCCGGTGATCGGGTGATCCGGTGATCGGAACTCATGGTTTGAGATCACCCGATCACCAGATCGCCCGATCACCCGATGATCACACTCCTTTGGGCTGCTCTTCGCACAACTCCAGCAGCACGCCACCCGCGCTGGAAGGATGCACGAAGACGTAGAGGTGGCCGCCGGCGCCGACCTGGATTTGCTCGTTGATGAGGCGCACGCCGGACTTCTTCAGGTTCTCTACCGTGCTCGCCAGGTTGTCCACGCGCAGCGAGACGTGGTGCAGGCCCTCGCCGCGCTTGGCGAGGAACTTGGCGATGGGCGAGTCGTCGGAGAGCGGCTCCAGCAGTTCGATGCGGCTCTCGCCGAGGGGCACCATGGCCAACCGGACCTTCTCCTGGGCAACGGTTTCTTCCGGCATCACCTGCAGGCCGAGGTTCTGATAGAAGGTTTTCGCCTGGGCAAGCGACTTGACCGCGATTCCCAAATGATCAATTTCGAACATGACGAGCAGTCTCCAGTCGTCAGTCTTCAGTCGTCAGGCGCGAGGCCCAAGGTATAAGCCAGAACGCGTCAGTGCTGAAGACTGACGACTGACGCCTGAAGACGTTTAGCGCCCGAGCTTGCTGACAATCTCTTCCACCAGCGAGTACGGGTCACGCTTGTGTTCGGCGATTTCGGCGGCGTAGCGGGAGATCGCTCCATCTCCCATTTCGTCGCGCAGAACGCGCTCCAGCAGCGACTCGCGCAGCATTTCGACCAGGCGCTCCTGCCAGTTCTGCACCTTTTTCTGCAGGCCGAGATTGTGCGTCCGCAGGAAATCTTCGTAGGCGGCGATGGCTTTCGCCAGTTCCGGGACGCCCTGGCCGTCGCTGGCGACGGTCTTGACGATCGGCGGCGTCCAGCCATCGGAGCGCGTGGAGAGCGACTGCATGGCACGGATCTCGCGCTCCACGCGCTCCGCCCCCTCGCGGTCGCTCTTGTTGATGACAAACACGTCCGCAATTTCCATGATGCCGGCCTTGATGGTCTGCACGTCGTCGCCCATGCCGGGCACGAGAATGACGACGGTGATCTCGGCCAGGCGCACGATGTCCACCTCGTCCTGTCCGACGCCGACGGTCTCGATCAACACCAGGTCGCGCCCGCTGGCATCGAGCACGGCGGCGACGTCGGAGGAGGTGCCGGCCAGGCCGCCGAGCGAGCCGCGCGTGGCCATGCTGCGGATGTAGATGCCGGGGTCGGCGTAGTGCGAGCCCATGCGGATGCGGTCGCCCAAAATCGCGCCGCCGGTGTAGGGGCTGGTAGGGTCAACGGCGATGATGCCGACGGTCTTGTTTTGTTTGCGGTATTCCTTGGCGAGCTGGTCAACCAAGGTGCTCTTGCCTGCTCCAGGAGCGCCGGTCAGGCCGATGATGCGCGCGTGCCCGGTGTGCGGGAACAGCGCCTTGAGCAAATCGGTGGATTCGGGCGCACGGTTCTCGACCGTGGTGATGGCGCGCGCCAGGGCGCGGGGATCGCCGGAGCGAATGCGTGAAACCCAGTTGTCGTTGTCGGTGGCCACTGTCGTTGGTCGTTTGTCGTTGGTCGTTGGCGCGAACGACTAACAACCAACGACGACCGACTAGTCTTTCAGAAGCTGGCGGGCAATCACAAGCCTTTGAATTTCGCTCGTCCCTTCCCCGATGGTACACAGCTTAACGTCGCGATAGAACTTTTCCGCGGGGTAATCCTTGATGAAGCCGTAGCCGCCATGGATCTGGACGCCCTCGTTGGCGCAGCGCACCGCAACCTCGCTGGTGTAAAGCTTGGCCATGGAGGATTCCTGGGTGGACTTCATGCCCTTGTCCTTCATGTCGGCGGCGCGCATGGTGAGCAGGCGGGCAGCGTCAATTTCGGTGGCCATGTCGGCGAGCTTCCATTGAATGGCCTGGAATTCGCAGATTGCTTTGCCGAACTGTTCACGCTCCTTGGAGTACTTCAGCGCCGCCTCGAACGCGCCCTGTGCCATGCCGAGTCCGAGGGCGGCGATGGAGATGCGCCCGCCGTCGAGAATCCGCATGGCGTCAATGAAGCCGCCGCCTTCCTTGCCGAGGAGGTTTTCGGCAGGAATGCAGCTGTCCTCGAAGATAAGTTCGGCGGTGTCGCTGGCGCGCAAGCCAAGCTTGTTCTCTTTCTTGCCCGGCCGGAACCCCTGGGTGCCCTTCTCGACGATGAACGCGGACAGTCCGTGGGTATGCGCCGCCTTGTCGGTGACGGCGAGAACGACCGCGACATCGGCATAGTGGCCGTTGGTGATAAACGTTTTGGTGCCGTTCAGCACCCAGCAATTGCCGCGACGAACCGCCGTCATGCGGGCGCTGCCGGCATCCGATCCGCTGCCCGGTTCGGTAAGTCCCCAAGCGC
Coding sequences within it:
- the tsaB gene encoding tRNA (adenosine(37)-N6)-threonylcarbamoyltransferase complex dimerization subunit type 1 TsaB, which translates into the protein MLILAIDTAGSNGSISLLGDGKVLELVPLAGRTYSEQLMPQISALLARHKLGKRAIDAYAAATGPGSFTGLRVGLSTIKALAEITHKPIAAVSLLEALAWAGARDVARLSEPGTADQPFKAQVIAALDAMRGEVYVGEYVVREDAVPQLLREVLMPVQEFAAEAQLAPQMPVITPDESVASLLLARGQPVQVVARPQSDVIARIGALKIAAGQVILPEALDANYIRRSDAEIFSKGSS
- the mce gene encoding methylmalonyl-CoA epimerase — translated: MFEIDHLGIAVKSLAQAKTFYQNLGLQVMPEETVAQEKVRLAMVPLGESRIELLEPLSDDSPIAKFLAKRGEGLHHVSLRVDNLASTVENLKKSGVRLINEQIQVGAGGHLYVFVHPSSAGGVLLELCEEQPKGV
- the meaB gene encoding methylmalonyl Co-A mutase-associated GTPase MeaB, with amino-acid sequence MATDNDNWVSRIRSGDPRALARAITTVENRAPESTDLLKALFPHTGHARIIGLTGAPGAGKSTLVDQLAKEYRKQNKTVGIIAVDPTSPYTGGAILGDRIRMGSHYADPGIYIRSMATRGSLGGLAGTSSDVAAVLDASGRDLVLIETVGVGQDEVDIVRLAEITVVILVPGMGDDVQTIKAGIMEIADVFVINKSDREGAERVEREIRAMQSLSTRSDGWTPPIVKTVASDGQGVPELAKAIAAYEDFLRTHNLGLQKKVQNWQERLVEMLRESLLERVLRDEMGDGAISRYAAEIAEHKRDPYSLVEEIVSKLGR
- a CDS encoding acyl-CoA dehydrogenase, which gives rise to MDFQLNDEQLQLRKSVREFAEREIRPHVMEWDEESRFPLETVKELGRLGLMGAIFPPEYGGAGMGYIEYVLAIEELSRVDGSIGIIVAAHTSLCTNHIFVAGSEEQKRKYVPKLATGEHIGAWGLTEPGSGSDAGSARMTAVRRGNCWVLNGTKTFITNGHYADVAVVLAVTDKAAHTHGLSAFIVEKGTQGFRPGKKENKLGLRASDTAELIFEDSCIPAENLLGKEGGGFIDAMRILDGGRISIAALGLGMAQGAFEAALKYSKEREQFGKAICEFQAIQWKLADMATEIDAARLLTMRAADMKDKGMKSTQESSMAKLYTSEVAVRCANEGVQIHGGYGFIKDYPAEKFYRDVKLCTIGEGTSEIQRLVIARQLLKD